A stretch of the Arachis stenosperma cultivar V10309 chromosome 6, arast.V10309.gnm1.PFL2, whole genome shotgun sequence genome encodes the following:
- the LOC130936702 gene encoding probable galacturonosyltransferase-like 1: protein MTLDKTYIRGSMAVILSVLQHSSCPQNIFFHFVSSTKSNSSSLLHTTLSKSSPYLKFKLYNFSDELVSGLISTSIRSVLDCPLNYARSYLPTILPTCVKKIIYLDSDLVLVDEITKLASTPLNKDQVLAAPEYCNANFTAYFTPTFWSKPSLSLTFANRKACYFNTGVMVIDLEKWREGDYTRKIEEWMELQKRMRIYELGSLPPFLLVFAGKIGSVDHQWNQHGLGGDNFRGLCRDLHPGPVSLLHWSGKGKPWMRLDANRPCPLDALWAPYDLLITPFSLGS from the coding sequence ATGACACTAGACAAGACATACATACGAGGTTCCATGGCAGTAATCCTAAGTGTCCTTCAACACTCTTCATGTCCACAAAACATCTTCTTCCATTTTGTTTCATCAACAAAATCCAACTCATCATCACTCTTACACACCACACTCTCAAAATCATCCCCATACCTCAAATTCAAACTCTATAACTTCAGCGACGAATTAGTGTCTGGTCTGATTTCAACATCAATTCGCTCCGTCCTCGATTGCCCTCTAAACTACGCAAGATCCTACCTCCCAACCATTCTCCCAACATGCGTGAAAAAGATCATCTACCTCGACTCCGACCTCGTTCTAGTCGATGAAATTACGAAACTAGCCTCCACCCCATTAAACAAGGATCAAGTTCTTGCAGCACCGGAATACTGCAATGCAAACTTCACAGCTTACTTCACTCCCACGTTTTGGTCCAAGCCTTCGCTTTCACTAACGTTTGCGAATCGAAAAGCTTGTTACTTCAACACTGGGGTGATGGTGATTGATCTTGAGAAATGGCGGGAAGGAGATTACACAAGGAAGATAGAGGAATGGATGGAGCTTCAGAAGAGGATGAGGATCTATGAGCTTGGATCGCTGCCGCCATTTTTGCTGGTTTTCGCGGGAAAGATCGGAAGTGTGGATCATCAGTGGAACCAGCATGGGCTTGGTGGAGATAACTTTAGAGGTTTGTGTAGGGATCTTCATCCTGGACCTGTGAGTTTGTTGCATTGGAGTGGGAAAGGGAAGCCATGGATGAGGCTTGATGCTAATAGACCTTGTCCTTTGGATGCTCTTTGGGCACCTtatgatcttttgatcactccTTTTTCTTTGGGTTCTTGA